From Thalassotalea psychrophila:
ACCACCAACAAGAATACTGTTTAAATGTGATAAATCATGTAGCTCTTTGGGTTTTACGCCATGGTTTTCCAGTAATTGTACGTAAGTAGGGCTGGCACCAAAGAAAGTTGTTTTGGTTTCAGCGGCCATTTTCCATAATACGTCAATAGTTGGGTAAGCCGGGTTGCCATCATATAAAACGGCAGCACAACCACTTAGCATCATCGACACTTCCAGGATAAACATCACCCAACCGGTAGTAGTATAGAAGAAGCTAGTGTCATCATGTTTTAAGTTCATGTGGAAGAACATACAAGGTAGCATGCCCATTAATGCGCCTACGTGACTATGAACAATTGCTTTTGGAAGTCCAGTTGTTCCAGATGAAAATAACACCCATACCGGATGGTCGTGTGCTACCCGTTCAAATTTAAAGTTATCTCTGCCAATATCTTGAGCAGTAAATAAAGATTGATAGGCTATAGCATCAACAGGTGATTTGGCATCCGAATCTAAATAAGAAAGATGAACCACTTGTTCTAATGAATCGGATAATGCATCAACAATTGCAATGGTTTCTTCATCCCGGTTAAATTGTTTGCCACCAAACTGATAACCATCGGCAACAAATAACCATTTAGGTTTAATTTGTGTAAACCTATCTAATATAGTTTTTCGGCCAAATTCCGGCGCGGCAATTGACCACACACAACCAATACTAATGGTTGCCAGCATAGCAACGACGGTTTCGGTAATGTTTGGCATTAAACAACACACCGCATCACCAGGTTTTAAACCGCGAGCACGCATCTCGGTTGCTAATACCCGAACTTTACTAGCAAGTTCGGTCCAGCTCATTTGATCTTGTTTACGAATTTCTGATAAGTGATGTAACGCAATAGCACCTTCTCGTTCGTTGCGTAATATGTGCTCAGCAAGATTCACTTTAGAACCAATAAACCAGCTGTTACCAGGTTTCATTTCTAAACTGTCGGTTATTTGGGTGTAAGGAGTATCGGATTGAATTTCAAAATAATCCCACAACGATGCCCAGAATGCTTCAATGTTGTCTACTGACCACTGCCATAATTCTTGATAGTCGGCAGCATGTACAATGTTTTTTTCTTTAAGCCAGGCAATATATTTGCTGACGTTGGAGTTATCACTAAACTCTTGGCTTGGTGTCCATAATAGTTCACCTTCAGATACAGCCATTTTAATCTCCTTAGATTTAACGCTTTTGAATTAGATTCAAAAGCGGATATTTATTTTTATAGCGATTACCAATTTGATTATTATTTATCTATTAGTGGTAATTTGTTTTGCACTTTGCCAATTCTGCTCAAATGATGATTGCACATCGAGTAGGGCGGTGATTCGAGCCCACTTCCAGATGCCATTCTCTTTCACGTACTGTTCTTTGTATTGGCCAGCAATATAACCTGAACCTTCGATACCGACAGGGTTACCTGCTTTGAACGTGGCAGGACAATCGATATACCAACTTGCAGTGGCACGATCGCCATCAATGTTGATGACTTCATTCGAAACACGATGTTGACACCAGCTTAAAAAGCCCGGTACCCCTTGTGCGTAAAATGCGCCTACCGCTTCTTTACCTTCCGTTAATGGCATCCCAGTAAAATCAGCAACAATATTGTCGGTAAAACGGCTAATGGTTTCATTGATCGCCTCACTATCACCGTCTACTGCGCGGTCAACACAATGACAATAGTAATAATGTTTAAGGTGACGAATGGCTTCTAAATCTTCTAAATGTTTAATTCGATTTTCTAATGTAGACATAATACTTTCTCTCTATTTTTATAATGATTGATTAAAGAATTCTCGCTGAGTCGGAAAAACTCAGTAAACTTGTACTAAACAAATTTCGACACAATGCGGTCGTATGCTGACGGGAAAAGACGGGCAATAATATCCAGAGTTTTAATATCTCGACCGACTAAAATACGTTTTTTCTTTTTCTTCATACCCGACAAAATAACTTTCACAGCTTGTTCTGCGGACATCTGGCCTATGGCGGATTGCAATTTTTTCGCACTTTGCTTGGCCCCTGCCGCATGAACACCTGAATTTTGTATATTGGTATTTACCCCGCCTGGATGCACGCAACTTACCGAAATATTGGTATCGGCTAATTCTGCTCGTAGCGACTCGGTAAAGCCTCGAACCGCAAATTTACTAGCGTTATAAGAGGTATAATTTGGAATGCCAACTAAGCCTGCACCACTTGAAATATTAACAATCCAGGTGTCTTGCTTTTTCTTTAAGTGCGGTAAAAATTCTTTACAACCATACATTACACCCCACAAGTTAACCTTCAATGAGATATCAAAATCGCTATATTGGCTTTCTTCGAATGTGTGTAAACGTACGATACCGGCATTGTTGATAACAATATCAACCTGGCCGTGAGTTCTAACCACATCTTCAACAAAACACTTATAATCATCTAAGTCACTGACATCTAGTTGATGTAAACTTGTTTTTGCTGAAGTTGGCAATAATGCTGAGGTCTCTTCTAACCCTTGCATATTTAAGTCCGCTAACGCTAACGAACAACCTTCTTGCGCTAAAGCAATAGCGAAGGCACGACCTATCCCCGAACCTGCGCCGGTAATAACGGCAACTTTATTTTTAAATACAGACATAACTTCCCCAAGTCTTGTTAAATGATCTAATAGTTAATTCTAGTTAACGACTATTAAGCATTAAAAAATCATGCTCGTAATGTTGCTAAGCGCTCTAACACAATTTCAGGTTGCAAAGCAGCATCAACATGAGCAAAGTAAAAACCATTGTCAGGTTGAGTAAAGCTACCATTTGTCCAAAAATCGCTATTAAGTACTTCTCCGTTTGCGTCGTTATGATCACTCAATACCATATCGATAACATCATCGGTATTACTGATTTCGCTTGGGCTAGCAACTTGCACACCAAACGCCCAATGATAATGTTTTGCAACATTAATTATTGGCGAATAAAGCTCAAGCAATTCGGCATTAACGGCGCTGCCTTCTGGTAATTGAATAACAACACCTGATATGTTTAAGCCACTGAATGCGCGAAGAAAATCGGCAATGTAAACCGATACAGAGTCAACATCAATGTCACTAATGTCTGATTTTTCGGCATTATTGGCTTTTTGGTTTGCCCAGTTAATCAATTCACCGTTCTCAGGTAATACTAAAACTAAAGGTTGTGATACCGACTCACATAACGCACTAACAATGTCGCGAATTACGCTACGCGGTGCTTCCATACCCAGTAATTTTTTGATGGCGAAGCGAACCCGTTTTTTACCACTCATTTCACTTAGGACAGCAGGAGTTGCGTCTAACCAGTTGGTTAAAAAATTCCCCAGGTTAACCGGTGCAACACCAGGTTTTAGTAGACTCTGTAATTGGCCGTAACTATTTACAAATTCCGTAGGGTTTGTCCACGGAAATGGTTTGCCGTTGCGAACAACTTGTGCACCATACTCTTCCGCTTCTAACCAAACTAACGGTTTATTAACCTTAATACCTTGTTCTATTGCGTCTAATAAAGCATTTGCCATTTTTAATTTCCTTCTACTTAGAATAGTGGGTAAGCAATATTAGAATTGCTTACCTTTTTATTTTGATTACACCAAGAACTGCTTAGTTAGCTAATTGTGCTTTTAATGCTGCAATTTCAGCTTGTGCATGAGCCAGTTTAATATCTTTTGGATCAGGCATAATTAATGGACCATGCTCACCAGGTAACGCTTTAGGGTAAGGCCCGGCGTATAACTCGGCTGAATCATTCCATGAACCAAAATAATTAATATCTGCTGGTGGCTCATCTGTTACGTGTGTTGCAACAAACTCATCCCAACTTAATCCGCGGTTAATACGCGCTTGACGCTCTGCTGTACGAGCATTTTGAGTTGCTTGTTCATCAACAATTAAAGACTTTTCATCGTAAACCATTTTATAAAGATCAAGAGCCGTTTCATGACTTACCAGTTTTTCTTCTAAGTCTTTCACGGTTAGTGCAGTATCACGTTCTAATACATCACCATAACCACCACCAGCGCCCTGGCTTTGCATGAATAATTCGCCTTCTTGATACAGGTCGAACATTACGGCACTTGGTAGCGCTTCGTATGTA
This genomic window contains:
- a CDS encoding acetoacetate--CoA ligase; this encodes MAVSEGELLWTPSQEFSDNSNVSKYIAWLKEKNIVHAADYQELWQWSVDNIEAFWASLWDYFEIQSDTPYTQITDSLEMKPGNSWFIGSKVNLAEHILRNEREGAIALHHLSEIRKQDQMSWTELASKVRVLATEMRARGLKPGDAVCCLMPNITETVVAMLATISIGCVWSIAAPEFGRKTILDRFTQIKPKWLFVADGYQFGGKQFNRDEETIAIVDALSDSLEQVVHLSYLDSDAKSPVDAIAYQSLFTAQDIGRDNFKFERVAHDHPVWVLFSSGTTGLPKAIVHSHVGALMGMLPCMFFHMNLKHDDTSFFYTTTGWVMFILEVSMMLSGCAAVLYDGNPAYPTIDVLWKMAAETKTTFFGASPTYVQLLENHGVKPKELHDLSHLNSILVGGAPSTPETFKWFYTDVKEDLWVTSQSGGTEIVGGFVGATPTQPVYAGEIQCRVLGMDVDSLDEKGNSLVGDVGELVCKKPFPNMPVYFLNDEGNQRYNESYFESYDGLWTHGDFIKINERGGAYITGRSDSTLNRFGVRIGTAELYRTVEKMPEIIDSLVMCIELPGGEFFMPMFLQLADGVELTQELEKTISKLLRTDCSPRHVPDKYYAIPEVPYTLTGKKLEIPVRKVLLGWPLEKAASRESMKNPKAIDFFLNYVKTTTDYVIPQKKAS
- a CDS encoding nuclear transport factor 2 family protein is translated as MSTLENRIKHLEDLEAIRHLKHYYYCHCVDRAVDGDSEAINETISRFTDNIVADFTGMPLTEGKEAVGAFYAQGVPGFLSWCQHRVSNEVINIDGDRATASWYIDCPATFKAGNPVGIEGSGYIAGQYKEQYVKENGIWKWARITALLDVQSSFEQNWQSAKQITTNR
- a CDS encoding SDR family oxidoreductase; its protein translation is MSVFKNKVAVITGAGSGIGRAFAIALAQEGCSLALADLNMQGLEETSALLPTSAKTSLHQLDVSDLDDYKCFVEDVVRTHGQVDIVINNAGIVRLHTFEESQYSDFDISLKVNLWGVMYGCKEFLPHLKKKQDTWIVNISSGAGLVGIPNYTSYNASKFAVRGFTESLRAELADTNISVSCVHPGGVNTNIQNSGVHAAGAKQSAKKLQSAIGQMSAEQAVKVILSGMKKKKKRILVGRDIKTLDIIARLFPSAYDRIVSKFV